In the Drosophila teissieri strain GT53w chromosome 3R, Prin_Dtei_1.1, whole genome shotgun sequence genome, CCCACAGATCTGATCGCCATGATCGCAGGCCTCGCCAATCAGGCAGAGAAGCACGTCCAGCCAAACTGTGTCCAGTTTGGATGTAGCCTCTTTCACCACGTTGTATGTCCAACGAGCGCCGCGCTTGTTCTGCAGATCCTCCCACACGGGGCGAATGCCCTTCTTGAAGAGCATGTAATCACAGCCGTTTTTGAGCTTGGATGGCGAATCGGTGCTGTAATACTGAATCCAGAAGTCCTCGATGGTGTTGAAGCTACCAACCTCGTACAGCATGTCCTCCCACGACCTTTCGGGATCTTGCTTCGCGCCCCACAGGGTCCATGTGTTCTGAAGCTTGTGTTTCCTTGCCGCACCTGGCGGACTATCCTTATCCAGGGGAGTCCCCTTTTTCGATCTAAAAATTCTTTGGTTTGCGTtgagttttccattttgcagATACTCTGTTCCTAGAGTTTGATGCTGAGAACCTTTTTAAGTTGCAGATTATTATTGCGCGCAATTTTCGTAGAATGCGAAAGCTAATTTCTTAGAAAgatatattacaaaataatcgAGATAGCGATTACTGGCACTTACATGTAAAATACATTTGACAGGCAATCGGAACATATCGATATATCGAGTGATGCCATCGCGAGTGGTTGGGCCAGCTCTAGTATTGATTGTTAAACAAAAAGGAATTCTGCACTAACTTCTGGGCCGCAGTTACTGCAAATTTGCGCCAGGATGGACATGATAAACAAATTCTACTCA is a window encoding:
- the LOC122621654 gene encoding LOW QUALITY PROTEIN: eukaryotic translation initiation factor 4E1 (The sequence of the model RefSeq protein was modified relative to this genomic sequence to represent the inferred CDS: inserted 1 base in 1 codon); amino-acid sequence: MENSTQTKEFLDXKKGTPLDKDSPPGAARKHKLQNTWTLWGAKQDPERSWEDMLYEVGSFNTIEDFWIQYYSTDSPSKLKNGCDYMLFKKGIRPVWEDLQNKRGARWTYNVVKEATSKLDTVWLDVLLCLIGEACDHGDQICGAFVRIRKEKNKVSVWTKNFKDYEAKMEIGEKLCEAVGLSNKKKIKFYSHPFAN